From a single Sorghum bicolor cultivar BTx623 chromosome 5, Sorghum_bicolor_NCBIv3, whole genome shotgun sequence genomic region:
- the LOC8072749 gene encoding putative receptor-like protein kinase At3g47110 isoform X1, translating to MADGFQGSDLLKISSLAMKHRAIPQFLLLLMACCAHLAICSFDRNSTDRLWLLEFKKAITSDPQQALVSWNDTTHFCSWKGVQCSAKHPNRVTSLSLQNQGLAGSISPSLGNLTFLRILILSTNSFTGEIPPSLGHLHRLQELNLINNTLQGRIPSVANCSRLEVLGLSNNQLTGQIPPDLPHGLQQLILGTNNLTGTIPDSIANITALHMLGFESNSIEGSIPSEFAKLSGLQYLYMGGNNFSGSFPQPILNLSSLTELNAAENDLSGDLPPNIGNSLPNLEMLLLGANFFLGHIPPSLTNVSKLYFCDISRNKLTGVVPSSIGQLSKLTWLNLEINKLQASNKQDWEFMNSLANCTELQVFSISVNLLEGNVPNSVGNLSSQLLFLYLANNQLSGEFPSGIANLHKLISVALNVNKFIGVVPDWIGTLTNLQKVTLNNNFFTGAIPSSFSNMSRLEQLYIDSNQFDGNIPPILGNLQTLGSLNISNNNLHGNIPKELFKIPTLREITLSFNNLHGLLHADIGNAKQLTYLDISSNNLSGNIPSTLGNCDSLEDIELGHNAFSGSIPTSLGNITSLQILNMSHNNLTGPIPVSLGSLQLLEQLDLSFNNLDGVLPADGIFKNATAIQIEGNQELCGGPLELHLPACHVMPLDSSKHRLSVVEKVVIPVAILVLLSVVISVVFFIRRRKQKTESIALPSIGREFQKISYSDIVRTTGGFSASNLIGQGRYGSVYKGQLFGDGNVVAIKVFSLETRGAQKSFIAECSSLRNVRHRNLVPILTACSTIDSTGNDFKALVYEFMPRGDLHHLLYSSQVSVSEDSPVLNNVSLAQRLSITADVSDALAYLHHEHQGTIVHCDLKPSNILLDAEMVAHVGDFGLARFKFDSATSASTSYTNSTSSMAIKGTIGYVAPECAGGGQVSTSSDVYSFGIVLLEIFIRRRPTDDMFKDGMSIVKFTENNFPDNVLQIVDPQLLQELDLSMETPMTIKDSEVHILQSVINIGLCCTKTSPNERISMQEVAAKLHGIRNAYLSGN from the exons ATGGCTGACGGCTTCCAG GGTTCAGATTTACTGAAGATATCAAGCCTAGCCATGAAGCATAGGGCAATCCCACAGTTTCTCTTGCTGCTCATGGCATGCTGTGCACATCTTGCCATCTGCTCCTTCGACAGAAACAGCACAGATAGGCTGTGGCTACTGGAGTTCAAGAAGGCTATCACAAGTGATCCACAGCAAGCCTTGGTGTCCTGGAATGACACCACTCATTTCTGCAGCTGGAAAGGTGTCCAGTGTAGCGCCAAGCACCCAAATCGTGTCACTTCTCTAAGTCTTCAGAATCAAGGTTTAGCGGGTTCAATCTCTCCTTCGCTTGGAAACTTAACATTCCTGAGAATCCTGATCCTATCAACTAATTCATTCACTGGAGAGATCCCTCCATCCCTTGGTCATTTGCATCGCCTCCAAGAGCTCAACTTGATTAATAATACGCTCCAAGGTAGGATACCCAGTGTTGCAAATTGTTCCAGACTCGAAGTTTTGGGGCTGTCCAATAATCAACTAACTGGACAGATACCTCCAGATTTGCCTCATGGCCTTCAACAGCTGATACTTGGGACTAATAATCTTACTGGAACCATTCCTGACTCTATTGCCAACATCACAGCACTTCATATGTTGGGGTTTGAAAGTAATAGCATTGAAGGGAGCATCCCAAGTGAGTTTGCAAAGTTGTCAGGGCTGCAATATCTATACATGGGTGGCAATAATTTTTCAGGCAGTTTTCCACAGCCCATCCTTAATCTTTCTAGCCTAACTGAACTGAATGCTGCTGAAAATGATCTAAGTGGAGATTTACCGCCAAATATTGGCAACTCTCTTCCCAATCTTGAAATGCTCCTGTTAGGCGCCAACTTTTTCCTTGGGCATATCCCACCTTCTCTCACAAATGTTTCCAAGCTATACTTTTGCGATATATCAAGGAATAAGCTCACCGGAGTGGTGCCAAGCTCCATCGGCCAACTTTCTAAATTAACTTGGTTAAATCTTGAGATAAACAAACTACAAGCAAGTAACAAGCAAGACTGGGAATTTATGAATAGTTTAGCAAATTGCACTGAGCTACAAGTGTTTTCAATATCGGTGAATCTACTAGAAGGCAATGTACCAAATTCAGTAGGCAACCTTTCCAGTCAACTCCTGTTTCTATACTTGGCAAATAATCAACTGTCAGGGGAGTTTCCTTCTGGTATAGCAAACCTTCACAAACTGATCAGTGTAGCACTGAATGTCAATAAATTTATAGGTGTAGTTCCAGATTGGATTGGAACTCTCACAAATCTACAGAAAGTAACACTAAACAACAATTTCTTTACCGGGGCCATTCCATCATCCTTTTCAAACATGTCTCGGTTGGAACAACTCTATATAGACTCAAACCAGTTCGATGGAAACATACCTCCGATCCTAGGAAACCTCCAAACACTTGGATCACTGAACATTTCCAACAACAACCTTCATGGCAACATACCAAAGGAGCTCTTCAAAATTCCAACATTAAGGGAGATTACCTTATCTTTCAACAACCTGCATGGGCTACTTCATGCCGACATCGGCAATGCAAAacaactcacatatttggatattTCATCAAATAATCTATCTGGAAACATTCCTAGTACTCTGGGTAATTGTGATAGTTTAGAAGATATTGAGTTGGGACATAATGCTTTCAGCGGAAGTATCCCCACTTCACTAGGCAATATAACAAGCTTACAGATTCTCAACATGTCTCACAATAACTTGACTGGTCCAATACCAGTGTCTCTCGGCAGCCTACAGCTTCTTGAGCAACTTGATCTATCATTCAATAATCTTGACGGAGTGCTTCCAGCAGATGGAATCTTCAAGAATGCAACTGCTATACAGATTGAAGGAAATCAGGAGCTTTGTGGTGGACCGCTGGAGCTACACCTGCCTGCATGTCATGTCATGCCTTTGGATTCATCTAAGCACAGGCTATCAGTTGTAGAGAAAGTAGTGATCCCAGTGGCCATACTGGTGCTACTTTCTGTAGTCATTTCTGTTGTGTTCTTCATCCGGAGGCGAAAACAGAAGACAGAATCCATTGCTTTACCATCTATCGGGAGAGAATTCCAGAAAATTTCGTATAGTGATATTGTCAGAACAACAGGGGGTTTTTCAGCATCCAATCTAATTGGTCAGGGAAGATACGGTTCTGTTTATAAAGGACAGTTGTTTGGTGATGGAAATGTGGTTGCCATCAAGGTCTTCAGTCTGGAGACGAGAGGAGCACAAAAGAGCTTTATTGCAGAATGTAGTTCTTTGAGAAATGTCCGGCACCGTAATCTGGTTCCTATCTTAACTGCATGTTCAACCATCGATTCTACTGGGAATGATTTCAAGGCCCTAGTATATGAATTCATGCCACGAGGAGACCTACATCACTTATTGTACTCATCTCAAGTCAGTGTCAGCGAGGACTCTCCAGTTTTGAACAATGTTTCACTGGCTCAGAGGTTAAGCATTACTGCAGATGTATCAGACGCTTTGGCGTATCTACACCACGAACACCAAGGAACCATTGTGCACTGTGATCTGAAACCAAGTAACATTCTCCTGGATGCTGAGATGGTAGCTCATGTTGGAGACTTTGGCCTAGCAAGGTTCAAATTTGATTCCGCAACATCAGCTTCTACTAGTTACACAAATTCCACTTCCTCAATGGCAATCAAGGGAACCATTGGATATGTTGCTCCAG AATGCGCAGGGGGTGGTCAGGTTTCAACTTCCTCGGATGTCTACAGCTTCGGAATCGTTCTTCTAGAGATATTCATCCGGAGGCGGCCAACAGACGACATGTTCAAGGATGGGATGAGCATTGTAAAGTTCACAGAGAACAACTTCCCTGATAACGTGTTGCAGATTGTTGACCCACAGCTGCTGCAAGAACTGGATCTCAGCATGGAGACGCCAATGACCATCAAGGACAGTGAAGTTCATATCCTGCAGTCAGTAATCAACATTGGACTCTGCTGCACCAAGACATCCCCCAACGAGCGCATCAGCATGCAGGAAGTGGCTGCCAAACTGCACGGGATCAGGAATGCATATCTTAGCGGAAACTGA
- the LOC8072749 gene encoding putative receptor-like protein kinase At3g47110 isoform X2, whose amino-acid sequence MKHRAIPQFLLLLMACCAHLAICSFDRNSTDRLWLLEFKKAITSDPQQALVSWNDTTHFCSWKGVQCSAKHPNRVTSLSLQNQGLAGSISPSLGNLTFLRILILSTNSFTGEIPPSLGHLHRLQELNLINNTLQGRIPSVANCSRLEVLGLSNNQLTGQIPPDLPHGLQQLILGTNNLTGTIPDSIANITALHMLGFESNSIEGSIPSEFAKLSGLQYLYMGGNNFSGSFPQPILNLSSLTELNAAENDLSGDLPPNIGNSLPNLEMLLLGANFFLGHIPPSLTNVSKLYFCDISRNKLTGVVPSSIGQLSKLTWLNLEINKLQASNKQDWEFMNSLANCTELQVFSISVNLLEGNVPNSVGNLSSQLLFLYLANNQLSGEFPSGIANLHKLISVALNVNKFIGVVPDWIGTLTNLQKVTLNNNFFTGAIPSSFSNMSRLEQLYIDSNQFDGNIPPILGNLQTLGSLNISNNNLHGNIPKELFKIPTLREITLSFNNLHGLLHADIGNAKQLTYLDISSNNLSGNIPSTLGNCDSLEDIELGHNAFSGSIPTSLGNITSLQILNMSHNNLTGPIPVSLGSLQLLEQLDLSFNNLDGVLPADGIFKNATAIQIEGNQELCGGPLELHLPACHVMPLDSSKHRLSVVEKVVIPVAILVLLSVVISVVFFIRRRKQKTESIALPSIGREFQKISYSDIVRTTGGFSASNLIGQGRYGSVYKGQLFGDGNVVAIKVFSLETRGAQKSFIAECSSLRNVRHRNLVPILTACSTIDSTGNDFKALVYEFMPRGDLHHLLYSSQVSVSEDSPVLNNVSLAQRLSITADVSDALAYLHHEHQGTIVHCDLKPSNILLDAEMVAHVGDFGLARFKFDSATSASTSYTNSTSSMAIKGTIGYVAPECAGGGQVSTSSDVYSFGIVLLEIFIRRRPTDDMFKDGMSIVKFTENNFPDNVLQIVDPQLLQELDLSMETPMTIKDSEVHILQSVINIGLCCTKTSPNERISMQEVAAKLHGIRNAYLSGN is encoded by the exons ATGAAGCATAGGGCAATCCCACAGTTTCTCTTGCTGCTCATGGCATGCTGTGCACATCTTGCCATCTGCTCCTTCGACAGAAACAGCACAGATAGGCTGTGGCTACTGGAGTTCAAGAAGGCTATCACAAGTGATCCACAGCAAGCCTTGGTGTCCTGGAATGACACCACTCATTTCTGCAGCTGGAAAGGTGTCCAGTGTAGCGCCAAGCACCCAAATCGTGTCACTTCTCTAAGTCTTCAGAATCAAGGTTTAGCGGGTTCAATCTCTCCTTCGCTTGGAAACTTAACATTCCTGAGAATCCTGATCCTATCAACTAATTCATTCACTGGAGAGATCCCTCCATCCCTTGGTCATTTGCATCGCCTCCAAGAGCTCAACTTGATTAATAATACGCTCCAAGGTAGGATACCCAGTGTTGCAAATTGTTCCAGACTCGAAGTTTTGGGGCTGTCCAATAATCAACTAACTGGACAGATACCTCCAGATTTGCCTCATGGCCTTCAACAGCTGATACTTGGGACTAATAATCTTACTGGAACCATTCCTGACTCTATTGCCAACATCACAGCACTTCATATGTTGGGGTTTGAAAGTAATAGCATTGAAGGGAGCATCCCAAGTGAGTTTGCAAAGTTGTCAGGGCTGCAATATCTATACATGGGTGGCAATAATTTTTCAGGCAGTTTTCCACAGCCCATCCTTAATCTTTCTAGCCTAACTGAACTGAATGCTGCTGAAAATGATCTAAGTGGAGATTTACCGCCAAATATTGGCAACTCTCTTCCCAATCTTGAAATGCTCCTGTTAGGCGCCAACTTTTTCCTTGGGCATATCCCACCTTCTCTCACAAATGTTTCCAAGCTATACTTTTGCGATATATCAAGGAATAAGCTCACCGGAGTGGTGCCAAGCTCCATCGGCCAACTTTCTAAATTAACTTGGTTAAATCTTGAGATAAACAAACTACAAGCAAGTAACAAGCAAGACTGGGAATTTATGAATAGTTTAGCAAATTGCACTGAGCTACAAGTGTTTTCAATATCGGTGAATCTACTAGAAGGCAATGTACCAAATTCAGTAGGCAACCTTTCCAGTCAACTCCTGTTTCTATACTTGGCAAATAATCAACTGTCAGGGGAGTTTCCTTCTGGTATAGCAAACCTTCACAAACTGATCAGTGTAGCACTGAATGTCAATAAATTTATAGGTGTAGTTCCAGATTGGATTGGAACTCTCACAAATCTACAGAAAGTAACACTAAACAACAATTTCTTTACCGGGGCCATTCCATCATCCTTTTCAAACATGTCTCGGTTGGAACAACTCTATATAGACTCAAACCAGTTCGATGGAAACATACCTCCGATCCTAGGAAACCTCCAAACACTTGGATCACTGAACATTTCCAACAACAACCTTCATGGCAACATACCAAAGGAGCTCTTCAAAATTCCAACATTAAGGGAGATTACCTTATCTTTCAACAACCTGCATGGGCTACTTCATGCCGACATCGGCAATGCAAAacaactcacatatttggatattTCATCAAATAATCTATCTGGAAACATTCCTAGTACTCTGGGTAATTGTGATAGTTTAGAAGATATTGAGTTGGGACATAATGCTTTCAGCGGAAGTATCCCCACTTCACTAGGCAATATAACAAGCTTACAGATTCTCAACATGTCTCACAATAACTTGACTGGTCCAATACCAGTGTCTCTCGGCAGCCTACAGCTTCTTGAGCAACTTGATCTATCATTCAATAATCTTGACGGAGTGCTTCCAGCAGATGGAATCTTCAAGAATGCAACTGCTATACAGATTGAAGGAAATCAGGAGCTTTGTGGTGGACCGCTGGAGCTACACCTGCCTGCATGTCATGTCATGCCTTTGGATTCATCTAAGCACAGGCTATCAGTTGTAGAGAAAGTAGTGATCCCAGTGGCCATACTGGTGCTACTTTCTGTAGTCATTTCTGTTGTGTTCTTCATCCGGAGGCGAAAACAGAAGACAGAATCCATTGCTTTACCATCTATCGGGAGAGAATTCCAGAAAATTTCGTATAGTGATATTGTCAGAACAACAGGGGGTTTTTCAGCATCCAATCTAATTGGTCAGGGAAGATACGGTTCTGTTTATAAAGGACAGTTGTTTGGTGATGGAAATGTGGTTGCCATCAAGGTCTTCAGTCTGGAGACGAGAGGAGCACAAAAGAGCTTTATTGCAGAATGTAGTTCTTTGAGAAATGTCCGGCACCGTAATCTGGTTCCTATCTTAACTGCATGTTCAACCATCGATTCTACTGGGAATGATTTCAAGGCCCTAGTATATGAATTCATGCCACGAGGAGACCTACATCACTTATTGTACTCATCTCAAGTCAGTGTCAGCGAGGACTCTCCAGTTTTGAACAATGTTTCACTGGCTCAGAGGTTAAGCATTACTGCAGATGTATCAGACGCTTTGGCGTATCTACACCACGAACACCAAGGAACCATTGTGCACTGTGATCTGAAACCAAGTAACATTCTCCTGGATGCTGAGATGGTAGCTCATGTTGGAGACTTTGGCCTAGCAAGGTTCAAATTTGATTCCGCAACATCAGCTTCTACTAGTTACACAAATTCCACTTCCTCAATGGCAATCAAGGGAACCATTGGATATGTTGCTCCAG AATGCGCAGGGGGTGGTCAGGTTTCAACTTCCTCGGATGTCTACAGCTTCGGAATCGTTCTTCTAGAGATATTCATCCGGAGGCGGCCAACAGACGACATGTTCAAGGATGGGATGAGCATTGTAAAGTTCACAGAGAACAACTTCCCTGATAACGTGTTGCAGATTGTTGACCCACAGCTGCTGCAAGAACTGGATCTCAGCATGGAGACGCCAATGACCATCAAGGACAGTGAAGTTCATATCCTGCAGTCAGTAATCAACATTGGACTCTGCTGCACCAAGACATCCCCCAACGAGCGCATCAGCATGCAGGAAGTGGCTGCCAAACTGCACGGGATCAGGAATGCATATCTTAGCGGAAACTGA